A DNA window from Arachis duranensis cultivar V14167 chromosome 3, aradu.V14167.gnm2.J7QH, whole genome shotgun sequence contains the following coding sequences:
- the LOC107478032 gene encoding serine/threonine-protein kinase EDR1 isoform X1, translated as MEETQEDAGQATQRPSSMSAWPSDFAGKFGSVSLDSQETLNDSDSHRHSNEDVMSPHKASQILWHTGMLSEPIPNGFYSVIPEKRLNKYFDDIPTLDELQALSIDGFKADIILVDTEKDRKLSMLKQLIVTLVKGLNSNPAATIKKIAGLVSDFYKRPNAESPAKAALEEPSHVFENCGVQLLGQIRHGSCRPRAILFKVLADTVGLESRLMMGFPNDEAAECIDSYKHMSVMVVLNSVELLVDLMRFPGQLLPRSTKSIFMTHISAAGESDSAENDSCDSPLEPNSPLYGVSESVERENFQFRRKFEGSSNVSGLSLRNLMLRYPSLERKMSLSHSEPNIATAFGRHSRRKVIAEQRTANSSPEHQSFRAHRRSMLSGDRLGFRDFADDQSTSRSSYRSDGASSSQVRRIRRSVSVTPEIGDDIVRAVRAMNEALKQTRRLREHGDHSSLSNSLNDRTSGPDLQRNLSNFHGHGDSSQKAMSLPSSPHDYRGQAPERGGPSGYGVNAKLELTWNKVLESQMFNNKPLLPFEEWNIDFSELTVGTRVGIGFFGEVFRGMWNGTNVAIKVFLEQDLTAENMEDFCNEISILSRLRHPNVILFLGACTKPPRLSMVTEYMEVGSLYFLLHMSDQKKKLNWKKRLKMLRGICRGLMHIHRMKIIHRDVKSANCLVDKHWTVKICDFGLSRIVTETPMRDSSSAGTPEWMAPELIRNEPFTEKCDIFSLGVIMWELCTLSRPWEGVPPERVVYAVAHEGSRLELPEGPMGRLISDCWAEPHERPSCEEILSRLVDIEYSMS; from the exons ATGGAGGAGACACAAGAAGATGCAGGGCAGGCAACGCAAAGGCCATCCAGCATGTCAGCGTGGCCTTCAGATTTTGCTGGAAAATTTGGATCTGTTTCTTTGGATTCTCAAGAAACCTTAAATGATAGTGACTCACATAGACATTCTAATGAAGATGTCATGTCACCACATAAAGCATCACAGATTCTCTGGCACACTGGAATGCTTTCAGAACCAATACCAAATGGTTTTTATTCAGTTATTCCG GAGAAAAGACTCAATAAATATTTCGATGATATTCCTACTTTGGATGAGCTTCAGGCTTTGAGTATAGATGGTTTTAAGGCTGATATCATTCTTGTGGACACAGAGAAAGATAGAAAGTTATCCATGTTGAAGCAACTAATTGTGACATTGGTCAAAGGATTGAACTCAAATCCAGCTGCAACGATTAAGAAGATAGCTGGATTA GTTTCTGATTTTTATAAGCGACCAAATGCAGAAAGTCCCGCAAAAGCTGCACTAGAGGAGCCCTCCCATGTGTTTGAAAATTGTGGTGTCCAGTTGCTGGGGCAGATAAGGCATGGTTCATGCCGTCCTCGAGCTATCTTATTTAAAGTATTAGCAGACACTGTAGGTCTTGAAAGTAGGCTTATGATG GGTTTCCCAAATGATGAAGCTGCTGAATGTATAGACTCTTACAAGCATATGTCTGTGATGGTTGTATTAAATTCTGTGGAGCTGCTGGTTGATCTCATGCGTTTTCCTGGCCAATTGTTACCACGATCAACCAAGTCAATTTTTATGACACATATATCTGCAGCAGGAGAGAGTGATTCAGCCGAAAATGATTCTTGTGATTCACCATTGGAACCAAACAGTCCTTTGTATGGGGTTTCAGAGAG TGTTGAAAGGGAAAACTTTCAGTTCCGAAGAAAATTTGAAGGGTCTTCAAATGTGTCAGGCCTCTCCTTGAGAAATTTGATGTTACGATATCCCAGTCTTGAAAGGAAAATGAG TTTGTCTCATAGTGAACCCAACATTGCAACTGCATTTGGTCGGCATAGTAGGAGAAAGGTCATTGCTGAACAGAGGACTGCAAATTCAAG TCCAGAACATCAATCATTTCGAGCACACCGGCGATCCATGCTTAGCGGTGATAGGTTAGGATTTAGAGATTTTGCTGATGACCAGAGCACATCAAG ATCCAGCTATAGGTCAGATGGTGCATCATCTTCACAAGTTCGCAGGATACGAAGAAGTGTCAGTGTTACTCCTGAGATTGGTGATGATATCGTAAG GGCTGTACGGGCAATGAATGAAGCACTTAAGCAAACTCGTCGTCTAAGAGAACATGGGGATCATAGTTCTTTGTCCAATTCTCTGAATGATAGAACGAGTGGTCCAGATCTTCAGAGAAAT CTGTCAAATTTCCATGGTCATGGTGACAGTTCTCAGAAAGCAATGTCATTACCGTCTTCACCGCATGACTATAGAGGACAAGCACCTGAGAGAGGTGGGCCATCTGGATATGGAGTGAATGCTAAACTGGAGTTGACTTGGAATAAAGTTCTCGAATCACAAATGTTCAACAATAAACCTCTGTTACCATTTGAAGAATGGAATATTGACTTCTCGGAATTAACCGTTGGAACTCGTGTTGGGATTG GGTTCTTTGGCGAGGTTTTCCGTGGCATGTGGAACGGCACAAATGTTGCAATCAAGGTTTTTCTTGAGCAAGATTTAACTGCTGAAAATATGGAAGATTTCTGCAATGAGATAAGCATTCTCAG CCGGCTGCGACATCCTAACG TTATTCTGTTTCTTGGTGCATGCACAAAGCCTCCACGTTTGTCAATGGTTACGGAATATATGGAGGTGGGATCTTTGTATTTCTTGCTTCATATGAGTgatcaaaagaagaagcttaacTGGAAGAAAAGGTTAAAGATGTTGCGTGGCATATGCCG GGGCTTGATGCACATCCATCGTATGAAGATTATTCACCGTGATGTAAAAAGTGCAAATTGTCTTGTGGACAAGCATTGGACAGTGAAAATCTGTGATTTTGGACTCTCAAGAATAGTGACAGAGACTCCCATGAGAGATTCTTCGTCAGCCGGAACTCCAGAGTGGATGGCTCCTGAACTCATTCGAAATGAACCATTCACTGAAAAATGTGACATCTTTAGTCTTGGGGTGATAATGTGGGAGCTCTGCACCTTGAGTAGGCCTTGGGAAGGTGTACCGCCAGAGAGG GTTGTTTATGCTGTAGCTCATGAGGGTTCCAGATTGGAACTTCCTGAAGGCCCAATGGGCAGGCTGATATCAG ATTGTTGGGCAGAACCGCATGAGCGACCAAGTTGCGAGGAGATCCTCTCTCGTTTGGTAGACATTGAGTACTCAATGTCTTGA
- the LOC107478032 gene encoding serine/threonine-protein kinase EDR1 isoform X2, whose protein sequence is MEETQEDAGQATQRPSSMSAWPSDFAGKFGSVSLDSQETLNDSDSHRHSNEDVMSPHKASQILWHTGMLSEPIPNGFYSVIPEKRLNKYFDDIPTLDELQALSIDGFKADIILVDTEKDRKLSMLKQLIVTLVKGLNSNPAATIKKIAGLVSDFYKRPNAESPAKAALEEPSHVFENCGVQLLGQIRHGSCRPRAILFKVLADTVGLESRLMMGFPNDEAAECIDSYKHMSVMVVLNSVELLVDLMRFPGQLLPRSTKSIFMTHISAAGESDSAENDSCDSPLEPNSPLYGVSESVERENFQFRRKFEGSSNVSGLSLRNLMLRYPSLERKMSEPNIATAFGRHSRRKVIAEQRTANSSPEHQSFRAHRRSMLSGDRLGFRDFADDQSTSRSSYRSDGASSSQVRRIRRSVSVTPEIGDDIVRAVRAMNEALKQTRRLREHGDHSSLSNSLNDRTSGPDLQRNLSNFHGHGDSSQKAMSLPSSPHDYRGQAPERGGPSGYGVNAKLELTWNKVLESQMFNNKPLLPFEEWNIDFSELTVGTRVGIGFFGEVFRGMWNGTNVAIKVFLEQDLTAENMEDFCNEISILSRLRHPNVILFLGACTKPPRLSMVTEYMEVGSLYFLLHMSDQKKKLNWKKRLKMLRGICRGLMHIHRMKIIHRDVKSANCLVDKHWTVKICDFGLSRIVTETPMRDSSSAGTPEWMAPELIRNEPFTEKCDIFSLGVIMWELCTLSRPWEGVPPERVVYAVAHEGSRLELPEGPMGRLISDCWAEPHERPSCEEILSRLVDIEYSMS, encoded by the exons ATGGAGGAGACACAAGAAGATGCAGGGCAGGCAACGCAAAGGCCATCCAGCATGTCAGCGTGGCCTTCAGATTTTGCTGGAAAATTTGGATCTGTTTCTTTGGATTCTCAAGAAACCTTAAATGATAGTGACTCACATAGACATTCTAATGAAGATGTCATGTCACCACATAAAGCATCACAGATTCTCTGGCACACTGGAATGCTTTCAGAACCAATACCAAATGGTTTTTATTCAGTTATTCCG GAGAAAAGACTCAATAAATATTTCGATGATATTCCTACTTTGGATGAGCTTCAGGCTTTGAGTATAGATGGTTTTAAGGCTGATATCATTCTTGTGGACACAGAGAAAGATAGAAAGTTATCCATGTTGAAGCAACTAATTGTGACATTGGTCAAAGGATTGAACTCAAATCCAGCTGCAACGATTAAGAAGATAGCTGGATTA GTTTCTGATTTTTATAAGCGACCAAATGCAGAAAGTCCCGCAAAAGCTGCACTAGAGGAGCCCTCCCATGTGTTTGAAAATTGTGGTGTCCAGTTGCTGGGGCAGATAAGGCATGGTTCATGCCGTCCTCGAGCTATCTTATTTAAAGTATTAGCAGACACTGTAGGTCTTGAAAGTAGGCTTATGATG GGTTTCCCAAATGATGAAGCTGCTGAATGTATAGACTCTTACAAGCATATGTCTGTGATGGTTGTATTAAATTCTGTGGAGCTGCTGGTTGATCTCATGCGTTTTCCTGGCCAATTGTTACCACGATCAACCAAGTCAATTTTTATGACACATATATCTGCAGCAGGAGAGAGTGATTCAGCCGAAAATGATTCTTGTGATTCACCATTGGAACCAAACAGTCCTTTGTATGGGGTTTCAGAGAG TGTTGAAAGGGAAAACTTTCAGTTCCGAAGAAAATTTGAAGGGTCTTCAAATGTGTCAGGCCTCTCCTTGAGAAATTTGATGTTACGATATCCCAGTCTTGAAAGGAAAATGAG TGAACCCAACATTGCAACTGCATTTGGTCGGCATAGTAGGAGAAAGGTCATTGCTGAACAGAGGACTGCAAATTCAAG TCCAGAACATCAATCATTTCGAGCACACCGGCGATCCATGCTTAGCGGTGATAGGTTAGGATTTAGAGATTTTGCTGATGACCAGAGCACATCAAG ATCCAGCTATAGGTCAGATGGTGCATCATCTTCACAAGTTCGCAGGATACGAAGAAGTGTCAGTGTTACTCCTGAGATTGGTGATGATATCGTAAG GGCTGTACGGGCAATGAATGAAGCACTTAAGCAAACTCGTCGTCTAAGAGAACATGGGGATCATAGTTCTTTGTCCAATTCTCTGAATGATAGAACGAGTGGTCCAGATCTTCAGAGAAAT CTGTCAAATTTCCATGGTCATGGTGACAGTTCTCAGAAAGCAATGTCATTACCGTCTTCACCGCATGACTATAGAGGACAAGCACCTGAGAGAGGTGGGCCATCTGGATATGGAGTGAATGCTAAACTGGAGTTGACTTGGAATAAAGTTCTCGAATCACAAATGTTCAACAATAAACCTCTGTTACCATTTGAAGAATGGAATATTGACTTCTCGGAATTAACCGTTGGAACTCGTGTTGGGATTG GGTTCTTTGGCGAGGTTTTCCGTGGCATGTGGAACGGCACAAATGTTGCAATCAAGGTTTTTCTTGAGCAAGATTTAACTGCTGAAAATATGGAAGATTTCTGCAATGAGATAAGCATTCTCAG CCGGCTGCGACATCCTAACG TTATTCTGTTTCTTGGTGCATGCACAAAGCCTCCACGTTTGTCAATGGTTACGGAATATATGGAGGTGGGATCTTTGTATTTCTTGCTTCATATGAGTgatcaaaagaagaagcttaacTGGAAGAAAAGGTTAAAGATGTTGCGTGGCATATGCCG GGGCTTGATGCACATCCATCGTATGAAGATTATTCACCGTGATGTAAAAAGTGCAAATTGTCTTGTGGACAAGCATTGGACAGTGAAAATCTGTGATTTTGGACTCTCAAGAATAGTGACAGAGACTCCCATGAGAGATTCTTCGTCAGCCGGAACTCCAGAGTGGATGGCTCCTGAACTCATTCGAAATGAACCATTCACTGAAAAATGTGACATCTTTAGTCTTGGGGTGATAATGTGGGAGCTCTGCACCTTGAGTAGGCCTTGGGAAGGTGTACCGCCAGAGAGG GTTGTTTATGCTGTAGCTCATGAGGGTTCCAGATTGGAACTTCCTGAAGGCCCAATGGGCAGGCTGATATCAG ATTGTTGGGCAGAACCGCATGAGCGACCAAGTTGCGAGGAGATCCTCTCTCGTTTGGTAGACATTGAGTACTCAATGTCTTGA
- the LOC107478032 gene encoding serine/threonine-protein kinase EDR1 isoform X5 — translation MEETQEDAGQATQRPSSMSAWPSDFAGKFGSVSLDSQETLNDSDSHRHSNEDVMSPHKASQILWHTGMLSEPIPNGFYSVIPEKRLNKYFDDIPTLDELQALSIDGFKADIILVDTEKDRKLSMLKQLIVTLVKGLNSNPAATIKKIAGLVSDFYKRPNAESPAKAALEEPSHVFENCGVQLLGQIRHGSCRPRAILFKVLADTVGLESRLMMGFPNDEAAECIDSYKHMSVMVVLNSVELLVDLMRFPGQLLPRSTKSIFMTHISAAGESDSAENDSCDSPLEPNSPLYGVSERSSYRSDGASSSQVRRIRRSVSVTPEIGDDIVRAVRAMNEALKQTRRLREHGDHSSLSNSLNDRTSGPDLQRNLSNFHGHGDSSQKAMSLPSSPHDYRGQAPERGGPSGYGVNAKLELTWNKVLESQMFNNKPLLPFEEWNIDFSELTVGTRVGIGFFGEVFRGMWNGTNVAIKVFLEQDLTAENMEDFCNEISILSRLRHPNVILFLGACTKPPRLSMVTEYMEVGSLYFLLHMSDQKKKLNWKKRLKMLRGICRGLMHIHRMKIIHRDVKSANCLVDKHWTVKICDFGLSRIVTETPMRDSSSAGTPEWMAPELIRNEPFTEKCDIFSLGVIMWELCTLSRPWEGVPPERVVYAVAHEGSRLELPEGPMGRLISDCWAEPHERPSCEEILSRLVDIEYSMS, via the exons ATGGAGGAGACACAAGAAGATGCAGGGCAGGCAACGCAAAGGCCATCCAGCATGTCAGCGTGGCCTTCAGATTTTGCTGGAAAATTTGGATCTGTTTCTTTGGATTCTCAAGAAACCTTAAATGATAGTGACTCACATAGACATTCTAATGAAGATGTCATGTCACCACATAAAGCATCACAGATTCTCTGGCACACTGGAATGCTTTCAGAACCAATACCAAATGGTTTTTATTCAGTTATTCCG GAGAAAAGACTCAATAAATATTTCGATGATATTCCTACTTTGGATGAGCTTCAGGCTTTGAGTATAGATGGTTTTAAGGCTGATATCATTCTTGTGGACACAGAGAAAGATAGAAAGTTATCCATGTTGAAGCAACTAATTGTGACATTGGTCAAAGGATTGAACTCAAATCCAGCTGCAACGATTAAGAAGATAGCTGGATTA GTTTCTGATTTTTATAAGCGACCAAATGCAGAAAGTCCCGCAAAAGCTGCACTAGAGGAGCCCTCCCATGTGTTTGAAAATTGTGGTGTCCAGTTGCTGGGGCAGATAAGGCATGGTTCATGCCGTCCTCGAGCTATCTTATTTAAAGTATTAGCAGACACTGTAGGTCTTGAAAGTAGGCTTATGATG GGTTTCCCAAATGATGAAGCTGCTGAATGTATAGACTCTTACAAGCATATGTCTGTGATGGTTGTATTAAATTCTGTGGAGCTGCTGGTTGATCTCATGCGTTTTCCTGGCCAATTGTTACCACGATCAACCAAGTCAATTTTTATGACACATATATCTGCAGCAGGAGAGAGTGATTCAGCCGAAAATGATTCTTGTGATTCACCATTGGAACCAAACAGTCCTTTGTATGGGGTTTCAGAGAG ATCCAGCTATAGGTCAGATGGTGCATCATCTTCACAAGTTCGCAGGATACGAAGAAGTGTCAGTGTTACTCCTGAGATTGGTGATGATATCGTAAG GGCTGTACGGGCAATGAATGAAGCACTTAAGCAAACTCGTCGTCTAAGAGAACATGGGGATCATAGTTCTTTGTCCAATTCTCTGAATGATAGAACGAGTGGTCCAGATCTTCAGAGAAAT CTGTCAAATTTCCATGGTCATGGTGACAGTTCTCAGAAAGCAATGTCATTACCGTCTTCACCGCATGACTATAGAGGACAAGCACCTGAGAGAGGTGGGCCATCTGGATATGGAGTGAATGCTAAACTGGAGTTGACTTGGAATAAAGTTCTCGAATCACAAATGTTCAACAATAAACCTCTGTTACCATTTGAAGAATGGAATATTGACTTCTCGGAATTAACCGTTGGAACTCGTGTTGGGATTG GGTTCTTTGGCGAGGTTTTCCGTGGCATGTGGAACGGCACAAATGTTGCAATCAAGGTTTTTCTTGAGCAAGATTTAACTGCTGAAAATATGGAAGATTTCTGCAATGAGATAAGCATTCTCAG CCGGCTGCGACATCCTAACG TTATTCTGTTTCTTGGTGCATGCACAAAGCCTCCACGTTTGTCAATGGTTACGGAATATATGGAGGTGGGATCTTTGTATTTCTTGCTTCATATGAGTgatcaaaagaagaagcttaacTGGAAGAAAAGGTTAAAGATGTTGCGTGGCATATGCCG GGGCTTGATGCACATCCATCGTATGAAGATTATTCACCGTGATGTAAAAAGTGCAAATTGTCTTGTGGACAAGCATTGGACAGTGAAAATCTGTGATTTTGGACTCTCAAGAATAGTGACAGAGACTCCCATGAGAGATTCTTCGTCAGCCGGAACTCCAGAGTGGATGGCTCCTGAACTCATTCGAAATGAACCATTCACTGAAAAATGTGACATCTTTAGTCTTGGGGTGATAATGTGGGAGCTCTGCACCTTGAGTAGGCCTTGGGAAGGTGTACCGCCAGAGAGG GTTGTTTATGCTGTAGCTCATGAGGGTTCCAGATTGGAACTTCCTGAAGGCCCAATGGGCAGGCTGATATCAG ATTGTTGGGCAGAACCGCATGAGCGACCAAGTTGCGAGGAGATCCTCTCTCGTTTGGTAGACATTGAGTACTCAATGTCTTGA
- the LOC107478032 gene encoding serine/threonine-protein kinase EDR1 isoform X4 — translation MEETQEDAGQATQRPSSMSAWPSDFAGKFGSVSLDSQETLNDSDSHRHSNEDVMSPHKASQILWHTGMLSEPIPNGFYSVIPEKRLNKYFDDIPTLDELQALSIDGFKADIILVDTEKDRKLSMLKQLIVTLVKGLNSNPAATIKKIAGLVSDFYKRPNAESPAKAALEEPSHVFENCGVQLLGQIRHGSCRPRAILFKVLADTVGLESRLMMGFPNDEAAECIDSYKHMSVMVVLNSVELLVDLMRFPGQLLPRSTKSIFMTHISAAGESDSAENDSCDSPLEPNSPLYGVSESPEHQSFRAHRRSMLSGDRLGFRDFADDQSTSRSSYRSDGASSSQVRRIRRSVSVTPEIGDDIVRAVRAMNEALKQTRRLREHGDHSSLSNSLNDRTSGPDLQRNLSNFHGHGDSSQKAMSLPSSPHDYRGQAPERGGPSGYGVNAKLELTWNKVLESQMFNNKPLLPFEEWNIDFSELTVGTRVGIGFFGEVFRGMWNGTNVAIKVFLEQDLTAENMEDFCNEISILSRLRHPNVILFLGACTKPPRLSMVTEYMEVGSLYFLLHMSDQKKKLNWKKRLKMLRGICRGLMHIHRMKIIHRDVKSANCLVDKHWTVKICDFGLSRIVTETPMRDSSSAGTPEWMAPELIRNEPFTEKCDIFSLGVIMWELCTLSRPWEGVPPERVVYAVAHEGSRLELPEGPMGRLISDCWAEPHERPSCEEILSRLVDIEYSMS, via the exons ATGGAGGAGACACAAGAAGATGCAGGGCAGGCAACGCAAAGGCCATCCAGCATGTCAGCGTGGCCTTCAGATTTTGCTGGAAAATTTGGATCTGTTTCTTTGGATTCTCAAGAAACCTTAAATGATAGTGACTCACATAGACATTCTAATGAAGATGTCATGTCACCACATAAAGCATCACAGATTCTCTGGCACACTGGAATGCTTTCAGAACCAATACCAAATGGTTTTTATTCAGTTATTCCG GAGAAAAGACTCAATAAATATTTCGATGATATTCCTACTTTGGATGAGCTTCAGGCTTTGAGTATAGATGGTTTTAAGGCTGATATCATTCTTGTGGACACAGAGAAAGATAGAAAGTTATCCATGTTGAAGCAACTAATTGTGACATTGGTCAAAGGATTGAACTCAAATCCAGCTGCAACGATTAAGAAGATAGCTGGATTA GTTTCTGATTTTTATAAGCGACCAAATGCAGAAAGTCCCGCAAAAGCTGCACTAGAGGAGCCCTCCCATGTGTTTGAAAATTGTGGTGTCCAGTTGCTGGGGCAGATAAGGCATGGTTCATGCCGTCCTCGAGCTATCTTATTTAAAGTATTAGCAGACACTGTAGGTCTTGAAAGTAGGCTTATGATG GGTTTCCCAAATGATGAAGCTGCTGAATGTATAGACTCTTACAAGCATATGTCTGTGATGGTTGTATTAAATTCTGTGGAGCTGCTGGTTGATCTCATGCGTTTTCCTGGCCAATTGTTACCACGATCAACCAAGTCAATTTTTATGACACATATATCTGCAGCAGGAGAGAGTGATTCAGCCGAAAATGATTCTTGTGATTCACCATTGGAACCAAACAGTCCTTTGTATGGGGTTTCAGAGAG TCCAGAACATCAATCATTTCGAGCACACCGGCGATCCATGCTTAGCGGTGATAGGTTAGGATTTAGAGATTTTGCTGATGACCAGAGCACATCAAG ATCCAGCTATAGGTCAGATGGTGCATCATCTTCACAAGTTCGCAGGATACGAAGAAGTGTCAGTGTTACTCCTGAGATTGGTGATGATATCGTAAG GGCTGTACGGGCAATGAATGAAGCACTTAAGCAAACTCGTCGTCTAAGAGAACATGGGGATCATAGTTCTTTGTCCAATTCTCTGAATGATAGAACGAGTGGTCCAGATCTTCAGAGAAAT CTGTCAAATTTCCATGGTCATGGTGACAGTTCTCAGAAAGCAATGTCATTACCGTCTTCACCGCATGACTATAGAGGACAAGCACCTGAGAGAGGTGGGCCATCTGGATATGGAGTGAATGCTAAACTGGAGTTGACTTGGAATAAAGTTCTCGAATCACAAATGTTCAACAATAAACCTCTGTTACCATTTGAAGAATGGAATATTGACTTCTCGGAATTAACCGTTGGAACTCGTGTTGGGATTG GGTTCTTTGGCGAGGTTTTCCGTGGCATGTGGAACGGCACAAATGTTGCAATCAAGGTTTTTCTTGAGCAAGATTTAACTGCTGAAAATATGGAAGATTTCTGCAATGAGATAAGCATTCTCAG CCGGCTGCGACATCCTAACG TTATTCTGTTTCTTGGTGCATGCACAAAGCCTCCACGTTTGTCAATGGTTACGGAATATATGGAGGTGGGATCTTTGTATTTCTTGCTTCATATGAGTgatcaaaagaagaagcttaacTGGAAGAAAAGGTTAAAGATGTTGCGTGGCATATGCCG GGGCTTGATGCACATCCATCGTATGAAGATTATTCACCGTGATGTAAAAAGTGCAAATTGTCTTGTGGACAAGCATTGGACAGTGAAAATCTGTGATTTTGGACTCTCAAGAATAGTGACAGAGACTCCCATGAGAGATTCTTCGTCAGCCGGAACTCCAGAGTGGATGGCTCCTGAACTCATTCGAAATGAACCATTCACTGAAAAATGTGACATCTTTAGTCTTGGGGTGATAATGTGGGAGCTCTGCACCTTGAGTAGGCCTTGGGAAGGTGTACCGCCAGAGAGG GTTGTTTATGCTGTAGCTCATGAGGGTTCCAGATTGGAACTTCCTGAAGGCCCAATGGGCAGGCTGATATCAG ATTGTTGGGCAGAACCGCATGAGCGACCAAGTTGCGAGGAGATCCTCTCTCGTTTGGTAGACATTGAGTACTCAATGTCTTGA